GGCCGAGCACCTGGGCCCCTACGCGGCGCTCGACTTCCGGCCGATCGAGTGGGCGCCCTACGCGCACTCGTGGGCCAAGGAGTTCAAGTTCGGCGTCGGAGCGCACCTCTTCTGGTCCAAGCGCGTGGAGGGCGTGGAGAAGCGTCCGCTCCAGCTCGGCGTGGGACCCCGGGTGGGCTTCCTCGACATCCTCTCGGTGATGCCCTTCGCCCAGTTCGATCTCGCCAACGGCCGCGCCTTCTCGTGGGGCGGCATGCTGGTGTTCGACTTCAAGGTCCTCCAGGATCTGGGCGTGCCGCTGGTGAAGTGAGCGCCAGGGCGCGGTGTACCAGCGGTGTACCACCGGTACAGCGGTGTACCGGCCGGCACCGCGCGGACTGGTACACCCGAGGAACGCTCCCACTGGGAATCCAGGGGTTTGCTCGAGGGCATGGGCTGGCGCGGCACTTGCTCGAGCGCCACCGCGTCGCACCTCAACCCCATTCATTTCCGGGAACACCATGAACCGTCGTCAGCGCTCCGCCGTCTCCGTCGCCTCCCTCTCGCTGCTGCTCTCCATGGGCTGCGGTGGCTCTCCGGAGAGCGAGCCCGCGAACCTGGAGGACACCCAGGCCTTCCCGCTCACGGCCGAGCTCTACGGGCTCTCCTGCGACACGATCCAGACGCTCAAGTCCACGAGGTATCCGCCGGCCGTGGGCTCCAACTACGTGGACACCTACTGGGTGTACCCCGGGTGCGGCCCGGTGAACGGCGGCTGGTGGGTGACGTTCGAGGTCACCATGGTCGCCTGCTGGTCCGGCGATGGCACCAGCTGCCCGAAGTTCGAGGTGCTCGACGGCACGGGCGCGGTCCTGAAGACCTATACCAGCTCGAGCGCGACCGATTACGTCCGCATCTCCGCGCCGACGCCGGACACCATCTTCGGCATCCGCTTCACGCAGCCCACCTGGCTGCCCTCCACCTCCGCCACCTCGGTGAAGTTCAACATCACCACCCAGTAGTCCGCCGCGGAACGCGCTCCGCCCCCCTGGAGGGGCGGGCGCTCATGGGTGCACGCGGACGGAGGCGCTGGTGTGTCAGTGGAAGGCCACCGGAGACCGCACCGCGAAGAGCAGGTCATCGTGGTCGTCGTAGTTGCCGGTGCTGCAGATGGACGGGGCGCTGTTCGTGTTGCTGGAGTCGACGAAGCGGAAGTTGGCGCGCACGGCCTGCACACCGCCGGCCGGCAGGGTGTACGTGACGGCGAAGGTGTTCAGCCCGCTGCGGCTCGGCGTGTACGTGCCCAGGTACGTCCACGACGGGTTCTCCACGTTCGCCGTGTAGAACAGGTCCAGCTTGTCCTGCACGAGCGAATAGGCATACACGGTCGCCTCCAGCTTCACCGTCTTGCCCGCCTCCAGGGCCGAGCCGTCCGGGGTGCTCACCGTGAGGTGCTCGATGGCCCGCTTCGCGAAGTAGCCACTCCAGGTGCCGTCCGCGCAGCTCGCCTCCAGCGTGTTGGGCCTGTTGGCCTCGGGGAACGTGTCCGAGCGGCCGTTGAGCAGCGCGCCCGAATCACAAGCCGCCCCCACGCCGGCGCAGAAGGGCGCCTGGTACGTCGCATCGAAGGTGGCGGCCGTGAGCGTCACCACCCCCTCCTCGTTCACCCCGAGCCCCTCCTCCGGGGTCAGCGCGGCGCCGCCGCAGGCAGCGAGGGCGTAGGACATCGAAGCAATGACAATGAGCAGGTTCTGGCGCATGTGAGTCGTCCTCCATCAACAGGGGATACGGCTGGGGTTCGCTGCCCGTCCCGAGCGGTTCGGGCCGGCTGATGAGGAAGAAGTACTGCGTCTGTCGTTACGACGAAACCGGCATAATCTCGTCCGGAACGTTCGAGAAAATCGAAATGCCTACTCCGAGCGCTGGCCCTGGAAGCGCGAGATGAGCCAGGAAGCCGCGGGCCCCGGTGGGGTGTCCGTCCGGTAGATGGCGTCGAAGGTGTAGGAACCGCCCTTGTAGTCGGGCATGTCGAGGTGGACGAGGCGCCCGGACTCGAGGTCCTCGCGAATCATCGGGATGGGCATGTTCCCCCACCCGATGCCTTCCCTCAGCAGCATGTGCTTGGAGCCGAGGTCCGCCAGCCGCCACGTCCGGGGGCTCACCACCGCGATGTCCTTGCCTTGCGTGAGCGTCGAGCGGTCCGTCAGCACGAGCTGCACATGCTCCCGCCCAGCACCTGGCCGGTTGCGCTTCGCCCGCGCCAGCGGATGCTCCGGGGCCGCCACGGGAATCATCCGCACACTGCCAATCGAGATGCGTTCAATCCCATCGAGGCCCGCGTCGAGCGGTCCGCTGACCCCGAGCGTGGCCGCGCCATCGAGCACCCGCTGCGTCACCGCGCCGAGCGCCTCCATGTGCAGGTGCAGCGACACCGTCGGAAACTCCTCCCGGAAGGACTTGAGCGCATCGACCACACGCGACGCGGGCAGAATCACGTCGAGGGCGACGCGGAGCTCCGCCTCGAGCCCCTGCAGCAGCCCCTTCACCTTGGCGCGCAGCCCGTCCACGCCATGGGAGACGGTGCGCGCCTCCGCCAGCACCATGCGCCCCGCCTCCGTCAGCTGAGGCTTCCGCGTCGACTCGCGGTCGAAGAGCGACACACCGAGCTGCGCCTCCAGGTTGGCGATCGTGTAGCTGATGACCGACGTGGCCCGGTTCAACTGGCGCGCCGCCCCAGCGAAGCTGCCCACCTCCACCACCGTCATGAAGACCCGCAACTGATCAAGCGTCGGCGTACCGGGTTCCGAGGACATATCTATTTTCTCGAACGTTTCGATCCAACTTATCCCCATTTCGTCGACAGGAGAATCGCCTTACATCTTCCGCATCAACCCCCAGCGGACCGGGCCCGGCCCGCTCCAAAGGAGCTCGTCATGACCTACGCCATCCTCGGTTCCGGTGCGATTGGCAGTGCCGTTGCCCGTCAGTTCGCTCGCAAGGGCCTCCACGTCCTGCTCGCCAACAGCCGCGGTCCCGCGTCACTCGCCGGCCTGGTGAAGGAGCTGGGCAAGCACGTCACCGCCGTCTCCGTCGAGGAGGCGGCCCGGGCGGACGTCGTCATCCTGGCCGTGCCCTTCACGGCGGTGCCCGAAGCCGTGAGCGGCGTCACCCATTGGGAGGGACGGATCGTCGTCGACGCGACGAACGCGATCGACTTCGCCACGTTCACGCCCAGCGACCTGGGCGGCCGTCTCTCGAGCGAGCTCGTGGCCAGCGCGGTCCCCGGGGCTCGGGTGGTGAAGGCCTTCAACACGCTTCCCGCGGCCCTCCTGGCCGAAGTGCCGGAGCAGGAGGGAGGGCGGCGTGTCCTCTTCCTGTCGGGCAACGACGCGAAGGCCAACACCGAGGTCGCCCGGCTGATCGAGCAACTCGGCTTCGCGCCCCTCGAGCTCGGCAAGCTCGCCGAGGGCGGCCGGCTCCAGCAGTTCGGCGGGCCCTTGATGGTCCACAACCTGCTCAAGCGCGGTTGAGCCGAACCGCCCTGTCCTCCCAGGTGGCCGTTTTCACTCGGGTTTTCCCGGGGGGCGGCAGGGGCCGCACGTGAATTCCAAGAGCCTGGGAAATCCGGACGCAACTCCGGGACGGACCTCGCGACAATCATTCCAGGAGATTCGCATGTCCAACTACCGCATCCGCCAGGGCGACACCCTCTCGGGCCTTGCCTCCCGTTTCAAGACCAGCGTCTCGGAGTTGGCGCGCATCAACAAGATCGCCAACCCGAACCTCATCTACGCGGGCAAGACCCTGCGCATCCCCGGCCACGCCCGGAACGACAGCTTCGAGCCCACCCGGGGTGGTACGCGCGGCGGCGGCACGAAGTCCTCCGGTGGCACGGGCCACAGCGGCGGGACGCGCGGCGGCGGGCAGGTCGGTGAGAGCCGTGGCACGGGGAGCCCGGGCCAGGCGACGCCCGCGATGCGCAAGCTCGCGAGCGCGGGCCGCGCGGCGGCGATGAGCATCGGCGGGTACAACAGCCAGGGCCTGTGCGCCACCGGCGTGAGCAAGGCCATCCAGAACGCCTTCGGCTTCAAGGTCTGGGGCAACGGCAACCAGATCGACAACAACCTGCCGCGCGACAAGTTCAAGCAGGTCAACATGTCGCTCGCGGAGGCGCTGAAGATTCCGGGCCTCGTGCTCACCTGGGAGAAGACCTCGTCGCGCGCGGGCAGCATCTACGGCCACACCGCCATCACCACCGGCGACGGCCGCTCGTCCGTGAGCGACTTCATCGAGCGCAACACGCTGGGCGCCGGGGGCCGCACCGGCCTGAAGATCTTCATGCCGACGATCTGACTCCCGCCACACGGCAGGACACCGCCGCAACCACCGCCTCCGGGGCTATTGCCCGGGGGCGTTGTCGTTTTCGCGATAGTCATCATCCCGCCGGGCAAAAGGCCTCTACAGTGCGGGCATGAACCTCAACCGCCCGTGGATCGCCGCTCTCCTCTTCGCGTTGGCCATGCCCGCCTTCGGCAGTTCCATCAACGAAGCAGCCCGTGAGATCAACCTCAAGGTCGTCTACGTGGGAGCGGAGAGCGCGGCCACGGCGGCCAACCTCCAGTTCATCCACGCCAACACCCGGCCGGAGATCCGGGGGCAGCTGTCGCGGAGCCCCGGCCCCAAGGGCGAAGTCCTCGCCTTCGACTTCGTCCCGATCCCCAAGGGAGACGGCCGCGGCTACAAGCCCCGCTTCCACCTGGCCACGGCCCTCGGCGCGCCCGAGGCGCGTGAGCTGCGGCGCCTCGCGCTGAAGGACGTGGACGCGGTGGTGTTCATCGCGGACAGCGATCCGGCCCGGATGAAGGCCAACCAGGAGTCCCTCCGCAACCTCAAGTCGGACCTGGAGGCGCAGGGCCTGGACTGGACGACGGTGCCGTGGGTGTACCAGTTCGTCAACCGGGAGCACCCCAAGGCGTTGCCGGTGGAGGAGATGTCCCGGCAGCTGCGGACGGGCGAGCAGCCGGTCATCGTCGCGGAGCTGAAGACGGGCGCTGGCATCCTGGACACGATGAAGGCCATCGCGAAGCTGTGCATGATGGAGATGAAGAAGGGCGCCGAGCAGAAGGCGCCGCCGGCCCGCTGAGCCGCTTCTCCGCCCGTCGAAGAGGACCGCACCCATGAGCGAACACCCCTCCCTCACCGAAGGCTTCCTCACGCACCAGGTCACCAACCAGGCCCCGCCACTCACCTATGACGCGTGGGCGACCGACACGGTGTTGCGTGAAGCCGTGACCCGGGAAGGGGGCGGCTGGGCGGAGGCCGAGCTCGCGAAGTACGGTCCCCTCGTGGGCGGTGAGCTGATGCAGCTCGGGTTCGTCGCCAACGAGAACAAACCGAAGTTCCGGCCCTTCGACCGGTACGGCAACCGTCTGGACGAGGTGGAGTTCCACCCCGCCTACCACCGCCTCATGGAGCTGGCCATCGCCCATGGCGTGCCGAACTTCGCCTGGCGTCACGAGGACAAGCCCGGTGCCCACGTGGCCCGCATGGCGCTGTTCTATCTGCACAACCAGGCGGACCAGGGCACGAGCTGCCCCCTGACGATGACGTACGCCAGCGTGCCCGCGCTGCGCCGCCAGCCCGAGCTCGCCCGGGAGTGGATGCCCCGCTTGAGCTCGGACACCTATGATCCGCGCTTCATCCCCGCGGCGCACAAGCGGGGCGCCACCCTCGGCATGGGCATGACCGAGAAGCAGGGTGGCTCGGATGTGCGGACCAACACCACGCGGGCGCATCAGCAGGGGAGCCGCGGACCCGGGCAGCCCTATGCGCTCGTGGGCCACAAGTGGTTCTTCTCTGCCCCCATGAGTGATGCGTTCCTCGTGCTCGCGCAGGCCGAGGGCGGGTTGTCGTGCTTCCTGCTGCCGCGCTTCACGCCGGACGGCGAGCGCAATGCCATCCGCATCCAGCGCCTCAAGGACAAGCTCGGTGACTGGAGCAACGCCAGCTCCGAGGTCGAGTTCCACGGCGCCACCGCGTGGATGGTGGGCGAGGAAGGCCGCGGCGTCTCCACCATTCTCGAGATGGTGGCCCTGACGCGCCAGGACTGCATGATCGGCTCGAGCGGCCAGATGCGCCAGGCGCTCGTGCAGGCCATCCACCATGCCCGGCACCGCAAGGCCTTCAGCAAGCGGCTGATCGAGCAACCGCTGATGATGAACGTGCTCGCGGACCTGGCGCTCGAATCCGAAGCGCACACCGTGCTCACCGCGCGCGTGGCCCGGGCCGTGGATGCGAGCCACCGGGACGCCCGGGAAGCGGCCTTCGGGCGGATCGCGACGGCCATCGGCAAGTACTGGGTGTGCAAGCGTGCGCCCGCCTTCATCAACGAGGCCCAGGAGTGCCTTGGCGGTGCCGGCTACGTGGAGGAGTCGAACCTCGCGCGGCTGTACCGGCAGGCCCCGCTCAACTCCATCTGGGAGGGCAGCGGCAACATCCAGTGCCTCGACATGCTGCGCGCCGTCACCCGCGAGCCGGCCAGCCGCGACGCCCTGTTCGCTGAAATCCTCGCCGCCCGCGGTGGACATCCGGCGCTCGATGCCGAAGCCGCGCGGCTGGCCAGGGAGTTCGACGACCTGGGCACGCTCGAGTCGCGCTCGCGCTTCATCGTCGAGCGCCTCGCCCTGGCGCTGCAGGCGTCCCTCCTCATCCGCGCCGGCAACCCCCAGGTCTCCGACGCCTTCTGCGAGTCGCGGCTGGCCGGTGCGCACGGGCAGACCTTCGGCACGCTGCCGGGCCACGCTCCGTTCCACGCGCTCATCCAGCGCGCCTTCGCGGAGTGAGCCGAAGCTCCCGGCGCGCGGCCGTGCGGGAGACGACAGTGCAACTGTCCTGGGGCCCCATGGAAGGGCCCCCCTCCCATCCCCACCCTCGGCTGCCCTGAAGGGCACCACCACGGTTGTCTGACGTGCAGCAGGAGGGAAAATATGAACGGGAAATGGTCGCGGGCGGCCCTCATCACACTCCTCACGGTGGCCGGTGTCGGAGGATGTGGCGCGCAGGACGATGAAGTGGATACACAGGCCGCCCCCCTCGCGCTGGAGATCGAGCCGGACTGCGAGAGCGTGAGGGTGAGCGCGAAGCTGACCTGGCCGCCCAACCACAAGTTCCGCCTCATCACCCTGAGCGGCGGCGAGGACCTCACCGTCACCATCGACTCGGTGACCCAGGACGAGCCCGTGCATGAGAGGGAGGACCGCCACACCTCGCCCGACGCCCGGTGGGTGGAGGACCGGACGGACGCGGTGTACCTGCGGGCCGAGCGCAGTGGGCGGGGAGACGGCCGCATGTACCGCATCCACTTCACGGCCACCCGCGAGGACGATGACAGGGAGTGCACGGGCACGGTGCAGGTGGGCGTCCCGCATGACCAGGGCAAGGGCTCGGCGCCCGTCGACTCCGGTGGCGCCTACGACTCCTTCGGTGGGTAGTCCGAGAAGCCCCGGCGGCAGGTGCCTGGACGTGGACACCGGGACCGCGCGCTGAACTCGGATGGACCGCTCCCTTGCGGCTGTGGGGGATGCTGGCCTTTGCTTCTGAGCGCGGGTGCCGCGGGTGGAGCCCTTGGCTCCCCCGCGTGCTCCCGGGCTGTCCTCACGGGCCCTCCGCAAGTCCTCGCAAAGACTTGGAGACCGGTAGATGAACCCGTCCACCTCCGGCTCGGAGACCACGGCTCGGAGACCACGACGTCGTCCCCTCGGTGGCATAGGCAGGGCTCGACGCCACAGAACTGGCCCAGCAGCTCGAAGCTACCCGCCCCAGCGTGTGACGAGAGCGGCTCGGCTACTCACCCCCAGCTTGTCGAAGATTCGCTGCATGTGCTTTTTCACCGTGCTGGGCGAGACTTCAAGTTCCATGGCAATAAGATGGTTGTCCCAGCCCTTGAGGGCGCATGTCACCACCTGCATCTCGCGAGCGGTGAGAATGTTTCTCATGGAGGCCGGCAAGGGAGACGTGTGGCGCTCCACCTCTTGGAGAACCAGTGCCCAGGGCCGCGGGCCGTTACCATCCTCGGGGAGAGGCATGAAGGAGACGCGCAGGTCAATCCCAGGGCCGGAGCGTGTCCAAACATCAGGCGCGTCCAACCCCAACCCCGCGGTGGCTGACAGCCGGGCGAGCTGCTCCAGCAGGACTCTCGGGATGCCCCCAGGAGCCCGCTCGATAGGCGCGAACCAGCGCTCCAGCAGCAGGGTGGCTTGGTCCGTGCGCCTCAGCTCAAGATTGGGGGAACGCAGCACAAGAGACCCCGAGCCCGGGTGATGGAGTAGAGCCTCCAAGAGCGGACTGCGTTCCGCCTCCTCTTCTGTTACTTTGGGTGTGGATGACCATCGCAGGAAAGGCTTGAGCTGCGACTCGGACGGGTGTTGAACCAGAAATACCGCCGACTCCGCCCGCAGTTCCTCCAATCGCGCCTGATCCACCGCCGACTCCGCCAGTAGGACCTCCACCTCCGCCTGAGCCTCCGCATCAAGCGAACCCGCCAGGTAGCACTCCAGAAGTGGATCTGGGACGCGCCGCGGAACCACGCTCATGGCGACACCTCCGCATCGATGCGAGCTTGCCGCGCCTTCGCCCGCTTCACGAACTGCTCCAATATCTTTGTCACCTTTCGGGGGTGTAGGTTCAAGACCTGTCCCACCTGCTTGGCACTGAGCCCGTCCGCAAAATAGAGGAAGGCAGCGGTAACCACCTGCTCCTCTTCTCCCTGGGTCAACAGGGCCAAATTCTGTGCCGCCTCCACTCGACTCAAGCCCCCCGCATCGGCCATCAACATCTCCAGGCGCATCTCGGCGGTTTTCGGCCCATCATCGTTCTCGTGCGGTAACAGCCTTCCCGTCCAGCGGGAGCGCCTCCGCAGGCGATCCACTGCCCTGTGGGTGACCATCTGATAGAGGATGGTAAAGGGTGCAGCCCCCCCACGCAGAGACTCCTGTATCGACAGGAACTTGGCGAAAGCCTCATGCATGATGTCGAAGGACTCCGCTCGATCCTTCGTAATCGCTTCAGCACGACGGCAAAGGCTCGGGCCATGCAAACGGTAAAGAGCGTCGAACTGTAGGGACTGGGAGGTAACCTGCCTATGCATGCTGGCGGAACTTTATCACCATCTCCTGTGACTCCCTGCACCAGCCCGCCTCCGAGCAACAGGGCCCCGATGCAGTTGACGGCCCTGGTGTCAGCCCGTCAGGACGCCGGCGAGCGTGGCGATAGGCCGCTCGTCGGTGCCCCAGCATCCGCCGAGCAGGCGCGTGCCGAGTTCCGCGTGCACGCGGGCCATCTCCCGCGCGAAGGCGTCCGGGGGCTCGCTGTCGAGCTCCGCCCGCCCGTCGAGCAGCGCCCCGGCACAGAGCCTTCGGCGAGCAACAGCGGCGCCTCCTGCAGGGTACGGAGGAATGGTGCGTGTCTTGCCAGGAGTCCCATCAGCGCCCCTCTTCAGCGTCAGCACCATCCGGAACTTCGCCTCGCCGGACTTCATTCCTGGTCAGGGTTGCTCCTTTCATGGGTTCGAAGCGCGTGGTCACCAAGTCCGCCTGCTCGCCCGCGGGCAGCCGAATCCAGCCGCCCTGGGGTGACGCGACCCACCGACATTGCACTGGCGTGATGGCCACGCGCTTCGAGAAGTCCGGGTTGACGAGCATGAGTCAGATGTCTGGGAACCCTTCCCGGCGTCAGCTGTACTTGTTGCGCCCTGCCATGACGCCGCCGTCGACATCCCAGATTGCGCCGGTGACCCACGCGGTCTCGTTCGACAGCAGATGGGCGATGGTTTGCGCAACATCCTCCGCGCGACCCACGCGGCCGAGAGGATGGAATCCATTGAACCCCTGGAGCGCACTGTGAACCTGCTCCTTGGGGATGAAGCCTTCGTAGATCGGGGTCTCGACGACCGCCGGCGAAACCGCGTTGACGCGGATGCCATGGCCGGCCAGCTCCATCGCCAGGTGCTGCGTCAGCGAGTGAAGTCCTGCCTTGGCCATCGAATAGGCCGAGGAGGGAGTGGCCTGGATGGCCTGCCTGGCCCACATCGACCCGATGTTGACGACCGCGCCCCCCTTGCGCAGCGCAACCATGGACCTGGCGACGGCCTGCGTAATGAAAAAGACGGCCTTGTTGATGTCGAGATACAGGTCGTAATCGCCTTCGTCGTGCTCCAAGAAGGCCTTCGGCAGGAAGACGCCCGCTGCGTTGACCAGCAGCGTCGCGTCGGCGTGGTCCCTCTGAAGCAGGGCCACCAGGGCCTGTCTCTCAGAGACAGAGGTGATGTCCGCTCGCAGGCCGTCCACGGGCCCGAACGCAACCAACTCAGCTACCGCGGCTTGGACCTTGTCGTCTCGATGCCCGATGACGACTGCCCTCCCTCCCTCTTCGAGGACGATTCGGGCAACGGCCTTCCCCATGCCGCTCGTACCGCCCACGACGATGATCTTCTGATGGGTGAATCGCGCACGCATTGAAAGCTCTCAGTTGACTGACGTTGGGCGAATGCCGGGCCTCAGGCGGCCTGGTAGATGCGGACGTCCGGGGCGGCGTCGAGGAGCGGCTTCAGCGCGGTCACGACGTCGGCGCTGAACAGGCCGGTCTCGAGGTAGGCGCTGGCCTGCTGCGCCGTGTCGAACCCGTGCAGAACCTGCACGTCCTCGTCACGGACGAGGAGTTCCTTCGACTTCGCGCCGGCGATCGTCTCGAGGAAGGGCGCCTTGTAGCGTTTGTACACGCCGGCGGCCGCGGGGCGGTTGGCGGGAGCAATCTTCAGGGTGATTTGCAGGTAGACCATGGGGGTTCTCCGTCTTGGCTTCTGTGCTCCGTGAAAGTTGAGCTATCCCGTCGGAGCAGCTTCGACGGGCAGCCTTCGGCGCTGGTACGCGCCAGAGAGGGGAGTCCCGCTCCGGCACACCGTGGTCCGACGCAAAGATTTATCGTTCCGAGCACCCACCGCCGCAATCGAGAGTTTCTTGGCATGCGGCAAAGGAAATCTTGACCGGTCATGAGCGCACCTGAACACCTCAACGCCCTGCGAGCCTTCGAGGCGGCGGCCAGGCACGAGAGCTTCTCCGCCGCGGCCGCCGAGCTGCACGTGACCCCGGCGGCGATCGGACAGCTCGTGCGAAGCCTCGAGGACGTGCTCGGCACACCGCTGTTCCACCGGAGCACGAGCGGACGCAAACGGCTCGTCCTCACCGAGGCGGCCCAGCGGGCCCTGCCGGACATCCGTGCGGGATTCGAGCGGCTGAGCGTCGGCGTCGCGCGGCTGAAGGAGGGCTCGTCGACCGGCGTGCTGACCGTGACGGTCAGCCCCGCCTTCGCGGCCAAGTGGCTCCTGCCGCGCCTCGAGCGGTTCCAGGCCGCATGGCCGGAGCTGGACGTGCGGCTCGACGCGTCCACCGAGCTGCTCGACTTCGCCGCGCGCGGCGTCGATATCGGCGTGCGCTACGGCGCTGGGCGCTGGCCCGGGCTGACCGCCGAGAAACTCCTGGACGAGGAGGTCTATCCCGTTTGCTCGCCTGCCCTCTCGCGGCAGGGCCGCCGTCCGCGCCGGCCGTCGGACCTGGCCGGCCTACGGCTCATCCACGACGGGTCCGTGGATGCCCGCTCGGGATTCGCCACCTGGGATGCCTGGCTCGAGAAGGCGGGCGCGAGGGACGTCGACACGAAGCGAGGCCTGCGTATCAACAACTCCGCCGCCGTGTTGCAGGCGGCGATCGACGGGCAGGGCGTGGCGCTGGCCCGCAGCATCATGGCGCATGACGACCTCGCGGCCGGACGGCTGGTGCGCCTGTTCCCGGAGGTGGAGTTCTCCTCGGTGCTCTCCTACTACGTGGTCTATCGGCCCGATTGCGCCACGCTCCCCAAGCTCGTTGCGTTTCGTGACTGGCTCGTCCGCGAAGCATCCATGGGGTAGTTGCACCAGCCCGCATCCGAACCACAGGGCCACCCGTTTCGCCGTCGGACTTTCCACGCGCGGACAGTCTGGCGAGAGGAGGGACAGGAGCCCTGACGAATCCCCTGCATGATTTTCCAGCGCACCGTCTCTCCAGGGAGCGGCTCTGCGTGGACCCACCCCACCGCGGGCTGGAGACGCCCAGGCAGGTTCGTGAACCGGGATGCGGAGGAAAAATCCATGAAGACAACAATGTGGCTGGCAGTGGGCGCTCTCCTGGCGTGTGCGTGTGGAGTCGAGGCGGAGGTCAGCTCATCCGTGACCCCTCTTGCGGCGGAGCCGTCCTCCGGACTGCCCACGGTGCAGCTGACGATCGCTTGTAGCCAGGGCACCTGCCGTGAACCCCTGGTCCTGGAGCCGAAACGTACCCAGCAGGCCCCCTCGACCCTGGGCTACTCCACTTACCTGGGCTTCAGTGGACGACATGACTTTGGCAAGGCGGTGGCCGTGGACCCTGCGGGTAACGCCTATGTGGTTGGGGTAACCCGTGTACCCGATTCAGCCAGCACCACCTGGAACGTCTTCGTGGCGAAGATGAGCCCGACGGGACAGAACCTCTACTATGTTTATTTCCCCGGTCCGGAGGCCAAGAGCATCGCGGTGGACAGCGCGGGCAATGCCTACATCGTGGCCCAGGCCAGCGATGGCAATATCGTGGCGAAGCTCAACCCGAGCGGGTCGGCCTTCGTCTACTACGACATCATGCCCTACTCGTTCGAGGACATCGCCGTGGACTCCCTGGGGAATGCCTATGTCTCGGGGCGCTATTATCAGGGCACCTCGAAGGACGACGAAGTGGTGGTCGGCAAGCTGAATTCCGCGGGCTCGGCCTTCCTCTACCTCGTCTCCTTCGGCGGAAGCAGCTTCGACAGAGCCTCCAGCATCGACATCGATACTTCTGGCAACGCCTATGTGGGGGGACTGACCGGTTCGTCCAATTTCCCTCTGTGGAACGCCCTTCAGACGAGCTTCTCTGGGGTGTACTCCTCCTTCGTGACGAAGCTGAACGCCGCCGGTACCGGTCTGGTCTACTCGACCTACCTGGGCAACCTGGGGAGCAGCAACTTCTTGCGGAACCGTGACATCGCGGTCGATGGGGCGGGCAATGCCTATGTGGCCGTGGAGACGGACTCCGCCCTGTTTCCGAGCACGCCAGGTGCGGCCCAGCCGTTCCTCAAGGGGTATGCGGATGGCTATATCGCGAAGCTGAACACGGCTGGAGGCCTGACCTACGCCAC
The sequence above is drawn from the Archangium gephyra genome and encodes:
- a CDS encoding SBBP repeat-containing protein, which produces MKTTMWLAVGALLACACGVEAEVSSSVTPLAAEPSSGLPTVQLTIACSQGTCREPLVLEPKRTQQAPSTLGYSTYLGFSGRHDFGKAVAVDPAGNAYVVGVTRVPDSASTTWNVFVAKMSPTGQNLYYVYFPGPEAKSIAVDSAGNAYIVAQASDGNIVAKLNPSGSAFVYYDIMPYSFEDIAVDSLGNAYVSGRYYQGTSKDDEVVVGKLNSAGSAFLYLVSFGGSSFDRASSIDIDTSGNAYVGGLTGSSNFPLWNALQTSFSGVYSSFVTKLNAAGTGLVYSTYLGNLGSSNFLRNRDIAVDGAGNAYVAVETDSALFPSTPGAAQPFLKGYADGYIAKLNTAGGLTYATYLGSTGIDRLTGIAVDGSTGTVYATGQTGGGMPVTSNAFQPVCYGADAFVTQVSPSGGSFSYSSYLGGYSYENVDNDISHNIALDSSKNVYVVGDTQSTNFPTTVYSHAGLVDAFITKFNGP